In Malus sylvestris chromosome 15, drMalSylv7.2, whole genome shotgun sequence, a single genomic region encodes these proteins:
- the LOC126605908 gene encoding uncharacterized protein LOC126605908: MEVEPSPPVVAKKLWNLVRIMFFMLRKGLSKSKLIVDLHLMLKRGKLASKAIANNLMLHHTSAFSCRSNDAVSFVTPREYEFSCSNSPAIYNPFHFNKRNKHHHHYFPKSTSAYQYDDVSTMSAVQKVLEMLNNEMAVEASPLVTLPGFGKSPMVRQLRITDSPFPLKDEGDSQVDKEAEEFIKRFYKDLKLQKRSAALESPSYRAMRGR, encoded by the coding sequence ATGGAAGTAGAACCAAGCCCGCCAGTTGTGGCAAAGAAATTGTGGAACTTAGTACGCATAATGTTCTTCATGTTGCGCAAAGGCTTATCCAAGAGCAAGCTTATTGTCGACCTCCATTTGATGCTCAAACGTGGCAAGCTAGCAAGCAAGGCAATAGCCAACAACCTCATGCTCCACCACACCTCCGCCTTCAGCTGCCGCTCAAACGACGCTGTCTCCTTCGTCACTCCCCGAGAGTACGAGTTCAGCTGCAGCAACAGCCCCGCCATTTACAACCCTTTTCAtttcaacaagcgcaacaaacaccaccaccactatTTTCCCAAATCAACCAGTGCGTACCAATACGACGACGTTAGCACTATGAGTGCAGTTCAGAAGGTGCTTGAGATGTTGAACAATGAGATGGCGGTGGAGGCCTCGCCGCTTGTGACATTGCCAGGGTTTGGGAAGAGCCCTATGGTGAGGCAGCTGAGGATAACGGACTCCCCGTTTCCGTTAAAGGACGAAGGTGATAGCCAGGTGGACAAGGAAGCTGAGGAGTTTATTAAGAGATTTTACAAGGATCTCAAGTTGCAGAAACGATCGGCTGCCCTCGAATCTCCGTCCTACCGTGCCATGCGCGGTCGATGA